The following are encoded together in the Natator depressus isolate rNatDep1 chromosome 10, rNatDep2.hap1, whole genome shotgun sequence genome:
- the LOC141994981 gene encoding hemoglobin subunit alpha-A, giving the protein MVLSSADKTNVKAVWSKVQGHLDDYGAETLERMFSVFPQTKTYFSHFDMHHGSTQIRSHGKKVMLALGEAVSHIDDIATALSALSDKHAQILRVDPVNFKLLSHCFLVVVASHYPALFTPDVHVSLDKFLGTVATVLTSKYR; this is encoded by the exons ATGGTGCTGAGCTCGGCTGACAAGACCAACGTGAAGGCCGTGTGGAGCAAGGTGCAAGGCCACCTGGACGACTATGGCGCCGAGACCCTGGAGAG GATGTTCAGCGTCTTCCCCCAGACCAAGACCTACTTCTCGCACTTCGACATGCACCACGGCTCCACCCAGATACGGAGCCACGGCAAGAAGGTGATGCTCGCCCTGGGGGAGGCCGTGAGCCACATCGATGACATCGCCACGGCTCTCAGCGCTCTGAGCGACAAGCACGCCCAGATCCTACGCGTGGATCCCGTCAACTTCAAA CTGCTGAGCCACTGCTTCCTGGTGGTCGTGGCCAGCCACTACCCCGCCCTCTTCACCCCCGACGTCCACGTCTCCCTGGACAAGTTCCTGGGCACTGTGGCCACTGTGCTGACCTCCAAGTACCGTTAG
- the LOC141994432 gene encoding cytoglobin-1-like — translation MALLTDADKKNIQHIWAKLFENPEENGKTIVIRLFTDYPETKAYFKTIPTEGNLQEDPLVRFHGRRVMVALNQVAENLDNWKQACRILDRLAVKHKNVHQVPSVNFQSMFQVILSVCKELLGNEFSTEVSLSWEKLFSLLSEQINASYVSTSKS, via the exons ATGGCTTTGTTAACTGATGCTGATAAGAAGAATATCCAACACATCTGGGCAAAGTTATTTGAGAATCCAGAAGAGAATGGCAAAACAATTGTGATCAG ACTCTTCACAGATTATCCTGAGACAAAAGCATACTTCAAGACCATCCCGACCGAAGGCAACCTGCAGGAGGATCCGCTGGTGCGTTTCCATGGCCGGAGAGTCATGGTTGCCCTCAACCAGGTGGCTGAAAACCTGGACAATTGGAAGCAGGCCTGCAGGATTCTGGACCGTCTAGCAGTCAAGCACAAGAATGTGCACCAAGTGCCATCAGTGAATTTCCAG AGCATGTTTCAGGTAATCCTGAGTGTCTGCAAAGAACTCCTGGGAAATGAATTCAGCACCGAGGTGTCCCTCTCCTGGGAGAAGCTCTTCAGTCTGCTCTCTGAACAAATAAATGCATCTTACGTGAGCACTTCCAAGTCCTGA